The Pseudomonas bijieensis DNA window TGCTATTGGCCACCGATGGCTATACCGACGACCTGTGGCCCGGATTGCGCCAGACCGTCGTCGCGGCCAACAGCTTCATCATCGCGACCCGTCCGCTCCCACCGGCGATACGCAAGACCATCCTGCCCGGTGGCGAGGTTTGTTCGGACTCACGACGCTTGCTGCTTTATTTCAAGCAGGATGCACAGGGGCGTCTGCTTCTGGGAGGGCGAGGGCCCTTCTCGGAGCCTTCCCGGCAGCGTGACTGGGCGCACCTGGAGCGTTCGCTGGGGGCGCTGTTTCCGCAAGTGGCGGATGTGCCTGTCGAGTACCGCTGGAGTGGTCGGGTCGCCCTGACGCAGAGCTTTCTGCCCCATGTGCATGATCCCGCACCGGGGCTGTCAGTCCTGCTCGGCTACAACGGTCGCGGCATTGCCTTGTCCACGGCGTTAGGCAAGCATCTGGCGGCGAAGCTGTCGGGGGCGACACAGGACTTCCCGTTTCCGGTCATGCCACTGCGCCAGATTCCCTTCCATGCCTTGCAGCGGCTTTATCTGGCTGCCGGCATCAGCTATTACCGGGTGTTGGATGCGCTGTTTTGAGCGCTGCTTGAAATTGGAGTTGAGCTTCGATCGCTTCCTTGTCGATGACTGACCAGACCTCGCGGATCCTGCCGTCCTCGACCGCGTAGAAGACGTTTTCCGCGAAGGAGATCCGCGCCCCATTGACGGCAAGGCCCAGGAACTCTCCAGTCGGCGTGCAATTGAATGCCAGGCGAGCCGCCAATTTGGGTGGCTCTATCACCAGGAACTCGATTTCAAAGCGCAAGTCAGGGATAT harbors:
- a CDS encoding ester cyclase; the protein is MTSNLATLYSDYIACLNAQDWESLGHFVHPDVVHNARRLGLHGYRSMLEANYRDIPDLRFEIEFLVIEPPKLAARLAFNCTPTGEFLGLAVNGARISFAENVFYAVEDGRIREVWSVIDKEAIEAQLQFQAALKTAHPTPGNS